A window of the Desulfobacula toluolica Tol2 genome harbors these coding sequences:
- a CDS encoding molybdopterin-dependent oxidoreductase, which yields MTYKTDEIWEDKWVNTTCGVCYSGCAARVRVVNGVPVKVEGIKDSTMGGEGSGLCGKGTAGLMYYHDPNRIKKPMLRTNPEKGLGVDPKWKEIEWDEALDIISTKMKKIMEDDPNKILFTNQTMRASDGPHNHAYFYAQAFGVKNNGNFIIGGGSLHCGNACHMLGGLIHGAWSIAPDWRYTKYVLKWGSSKGTGSGHSAMTMARLRADAVRRGIKETVFDPMGNFAGGKATEWVAILPGTDAAVGLAIANYIVNTRGEMDILYLKAKTNFPYLIKADGTYIRYEDSNKPMIYDEKDGTIKEYDDKTLAFENCALDGEYEYNGEKVRPCFVPFKEHLKQFTPQWASDISTVPVAKILQVAKEWVDNAQIGSTITLEGKTFPYRPVSSVTFRGSQGHTNGIHQVAAIDLMAQLVGAEDVPGGTLGWPAIRRAYPGGNYEQTCSVGTDGVIVPSVFYSHDPWPVHSAKLPATNMGCVDVWTHCTLSHIPYVDEMEYIHEKFGMKSKPEMIFGISANFVISNSDWDVAVRNFKDCFVVQNDLWINETDQAIGDLILPDVSYLEKDCWSSEIDAFFFSGSPSHEDWYVHLQQPVAEPVGESRFFMDVYIDVAKRVGVLDKFNQKMNEYYGVEDPELQIKPGEVLTWKQIGERFLKWVYGKDKEKIEKQGYATWPKKIEDVYWRWDIDSRCPVYMEYLIHDRKAMEDIFEKTGFDLEMEMDQYTPLPSWFWPESHKDLDDEYDLLAFSYRDILHTNNTTFQNPYVDEVSKMCPYTFTITLNTTMAKKRGLKDGDIIWIETKAGVKENGIVKTMEAQSPKVIGIAGQGGLWADGRPIAKGKGANFCKLLPSKLKYFDPVAGNMETAVAVKIYKD from the coding sequence ATGACCTATAAAACAGATGAAATTTGGGAAGACAAATGGGTAAATACCACCTGTGGCGTATGCTACTCCGGTTGTGCAGCAAGAGTTCGGGTGGTGAACGGTGTCCCTGTAAAAGTTGAAGGAATAAAAGACAGCACCATGGGCGGTGAAGGCTCAGGTCTTTGCGGTAAGGGTACGGCAGGGTTGATGTATTATCATGATCCCAACAGGATCAAAAAGCCTATGTTGAGAACCAATCCTGAAAAAGGGCTTGGTGTGGATCCGAAATGGAAAGAAATTGAATGGGACGAAGCACTTGATATCATTTCCACCAAGATGAAAAAAATCATGGAAGATGATCCCAACAAGATTCTTTTTACCAACCAGACAATGAGAGCTTCTGACGGCCCCCATAATCATGCGTATTTTTATGCCCAGGCATTTGGCGTGAAAAACAATGGTAACTTTATTATTGGCGGCGGAAGTCTTCATTGTGGAAATGCCTGCCATATGCTGGGTGGTTTGATTCATGGTGCATGGTCCATTGCTCCTGACTGGAGATATACAAAATATGTTTTAAAATGGGGTTCCAGTAAAGGCACCGGCTCCGGACATTCAGCCATGACCATGGCCCGGTTGAGAGCCGATGCAGTCAGACGCGGTATCAAGGAAACGGTTTTTGATCCAATGGGTAACTTTGCCGGCGGCAAGGCAACCGAATGGGTTGCAATTCTTCCGGGTACGGATGCTGCAGTTGGTCTGGCAATTGCCAACTATATCGTTAACACACGCGGTGAAATGGACATACTTTATCTTAAAGCCAAAACCAATTTCCCGTATCTGATTAAAGCCGACGGCACATACATACGTTATGAAGACAGTAACAAACCAATGATATATGATGAAAAAGACGGTACGATCAAGGAGTATGACGACAAGACTCTTGCTTTTGAAAATTGTGCCCTTGATGGTGAATATGAATACAATGGTGAAAAAGTCAGACCCTGTTTTGTTCCTTTTAAAGAACATTTGAAACAATTTACACCGCAATGGGCCTCTGACATATCAACTGTTCCAGTTGCCAAGATTCTTCAAGTGGCCAAAGAATGGGTGGATAATGCCCAGATCGGCTCCACTATTACTCTTGAAGGAAAAACTTTTCCGTACAGACCGGTTTCTTCCGTTACTTTCCGTGGCTCACAGGGTCATACAAACGGCATCCATCAGGTGGCTGCAATTGACTTGATGGCCCAGCTTGTTGGTGCGGAAGACGTACCCGGCGGTACACTGGGATGGCCTGCTATAAGACGTGCCTATCCGGGCGGCAATTACGAGCAGACCTGCAGCGTTGGTACTGACGGGGTTATTGTTCCTTCCGTATTCTATTCTCATGACCCCTGGCCAGTACATTCAGCCAAGCTTCCCGCCACCAACATGGGATGTGTGGATGTATGGACACACTGCACGCTTTCTCATATCCCCTATGTTGATGAAATGGAATACATTCATGAAAAATTCGGCATGAAATCCAAACCTGAAATGATTTTCGGAATTTCAGCCAATTTTGTTATCAGTAATTCCGACTGGGATGTTGCTGTTAGAAATTTTAAAGACTGCTTTGTTGTTCAAAACGACCTGTGGATAAATGAAACCGACCAGGCCATTGGCGATCTTATTTTGCCGGATGTGTCTTATCTTGAAAAAGACTGCTGGTCTTCTGAAATTGATGCGTTCTTCTTCTCCGGCAGTCCGTCCCATGAAGACTGGTATGTACACCTTCAGCAGCCGGTTGCCGAACCTGTTGGCGAATCTCGTTTCTTCATGGATGTATATATTGATGTGGCCAAACGTGTGGGAGTCCTTGATAAGTTCAACCAGAAAATGAACGAGTACTACGGCGTGGAAGATCCTGAACTTCAGATCAAACCAGGTGAAGTTTTAACCTGGAAGCAGATCGGAGAAAGATTCCTGAAATGGGTCTATGGCAAAGACAAGGAAAAAATTGAAAAACAGGGATATGCCACCTGGCCTAAAAAAATTGAAGATGTCTACTGGAGATGGGATATTGATTCCAGGTGCCCGGTTTATATGGAATACCTGATTCATGACAGAAAAGCCATGGAAGATATCTTTGAGAAAACCGGTTTTGATCTGGAAATGGAAATGGATCAGTATACGCCGCTTCCATCCTGGTTCTGGCCTGAATCCCATAAGGATCTGGATGATGAATATGACCTTCTGGCATTTTCTTACAGGGATATTTTGCACACAAACAATACAACCTTCCAGAATCCGTATGTGGACGAAGTATCAAAGATGTGCCCATATACCTTCACCATCACATTAAACACGACAATGGCAAAGAAAAGAGGGTTAAAAGACGGAGATATCATCTGGATTGAAACCAAAGCCGGGGTCAAGGAAAACGGGATTGTGAAAACCATGGAAGCCCAGAGCCCGAAAGTTATAGGTATTGCGGGTCAGGGCGGACTGTGGGCTGATGGGCGACCCATTGCCAAAGGTAAAGGTGCCAACTTCTGCAAGCTGTTGCCTTCAAAACTGAAATATTTTGATCCTGTTGCAGGTAACATGGAAACCGCTGTTGCCGTTAAGATTTATAAAGACTAA
- a CDS encoding GNAT family N-acetyltransferase gives MENTVKIRQITFNDSEAIQYIRKAISDDDTQVNYKKTIERQISEGASKFSLVAEINGNVVGYILSTALYAGFGIKKSAWIMDVGVHPDYMGQGIGLKLAGKICDICKDKGIKAIYSSVLWDSTDVLSFFKKLGFERSNFINLKKKM, from the coding sequence GTGGAAAACACAGTCAAAATAAGACAAATAACCTTTAATGATTCAGAGGCAATTCAATATATACGCAAGGCTATCTCTGATGATGATACACAAGTAAATTATAAAAAAACTATTGAGAGACAGATATCGGAAGGAGCCAGTAAATTTAGTCTGGTAGCTGAAATTAACGGGAATGTGGTGGGATATATTCTAAGTACCGCCCTTTATGCTGGGTTTGGGATTAAAAAGAGTGCCTGGATTATGGATGTTGGCGTTCATCCTGATTATATGGGGCAGGGCATTGGGTTAAAACTTGCAGGAAAAATTTGTGATATATGCAAAGATAAAGGGATTAAAGCTATATACTCCTCTGTCCTCTGGGATTCCACTGATGTGCTTTCTTTCTTTAAAAAGCTTGGATTTGAGAGAAGCAATTTTATCAACCTCAAAAAGAAAATGTAA
- a CDS encoding DUF2080 family transposase-associated protein gives MADKEKKDKAEESQFPSQTKVKFEVYGEEMIEKEVKSSGNSGRIYLPPNWVGHTVKIIKVE, from the coding sequence ATGGCTGATAAAGAAAAAAAAGACAAAGCTGAAGAAAGTCAATTCCCATCACAGACCAAGGTGAAATTTGAGGTTTATGGAGAGGAAATGATTGAGAAAGAAGTGAAATCCAGCGGTAACAGCGGTAGAATTTATCTTCCGCCGAACTGGGTAGGGCATACTGTGAAGATCATAAAAGTAGAATAA